In Pseudoalteromonas marina, a genomic segment contains:
- a CDS encoding zinc-binding dehydrogenase produces MKYISHESGNLAFSDTRKPQLKNNEVLVKVAAIGVNRADCMQRQGKYPAPKGDSPILGLECAGTVVELGNEVDKSWLDKRIFTLCAGGAYSEYVAVDAKQLMELPDDVTMVEGAAISEVYLTAFGALFELGKLQHGQTALIHAGASGVGGAAIQMAKSAGATVVITAGSDEKCQHAKSLGADHTINYKNTDFVDYMQSHNLTANVIVDPVAGSYLNKNARVAAMDCQIIMLAFLDGRFAEVDFAALLRKRISFHASTLRNRSIDFKRQLRDDLVERFYNDIASKNFDFNVYKTLPWTQAQEAHAILERNENAGKVVLLVE; encoded by the coding sequence ATGAAATATATTTCCCATGAAAGCGGAAACCTTGCCTTTAGTGATACCCGTAAACCGCAGCTAAAAAATAATGAAGTGCTTGTTAAAGTGGCTGCAATTGGCGTGAATCGTGCTGATTGCATGCAACGCCAAGGTAAGTACCCAGCCCCAAAAGGTGACAGCCCAATTTTAGGTTTAGAGTGTGCAGGCACTGTGGTAGAGCTGGGTAACGAAGTTGATAAAAGCTGGCTCGATAAACGTATTTTTACACTGTGTGCAGGTGGCGCTTATAGCGAATATGTTGCGGTAGATGCTAAACAATTAATGGAACTACCTGATGATGTAACTATGGTTGAAGGTGCTGCCATCAGCGAGGTGTATTTAACTGCTTTTGGTGCATTATTTGAGCTTGGCAAGCTACAACATGGGCAAACGGCATTGATACATGCAGGGGCCAGTGGCGTAGGTGGTGCCGCTATTCAAATGGCAAAAAGTGCAGGAGCAACTGTTGTTATAACCGCAGGTTCTGATGAAAAATGCCAACACGCTAAGTCGCTGGGAGCAGATCATACAATTAACTACAAAAACACAGACTTTGTAGATTACATGCAAAGCCATAATTTAACCGCTAATGTAATTGTTGACCCCGTTGCAGGCAGTTATTTAAACAAAAATGCCCGAGTTGCTGCCATGGATTGCCAAATAATTATGCTTGCCTTTTTAGATGGGCGTTTTGCTGAGGTTGATTTTGCAGCCCTTTTACGTAAAAGGATTTCGTTTCATGCGTCAACCCTTCGTAACCGCAGTATTGATTTTAAACGCCAACTAAGAGATGACTTAGTAGAACGCTTTTACAACGACATAGCATCTAAAAACTTTGACTTTAATGTGTACAAAACGTTGCCATGGACACAGGCTCAAGAGGCACATGCAATATTAGAGCGCAACGAAAACGCGGGTAAAGT